A region of the Streptomyces durocortorensis genome:
ACGCCGGAGAGCGGGACCTGGTGGGAGCGCCAGGTGTTCTCGACGGGGAGGCCGTCGACCTCCTCGGGGCCGGTCCAGCCCTTGGGGGTACGCAGGACGATCATGGGCCAGCGGGGGCGTCCGGTGGTCCCGTCCTCGCGGGCGGCCCGCTGGTACGCGGCGATGCGGTCGAGGGCGGTGTCCATCGCGGCGGCGAGCGCCCGGTGCACGGCGTCCGGGTCGTCGCCGGTGACGTACAGCGGATCGTGCCCGTAGCCGCGCAGCAGTTGGTCCAGCTCCTGTTCGGGCAGCCGGGCGAGCACCGTCGGATTGGCGATCTTGTAGCCGTTGAGGTGCAGGACCGGCAGGACCGCGCCGTCGTGGACGGGGTCGAGGAACTTGTTCGCGTGCCAGGACCCGGCGAGCGGCCCGGTCTCGGCCTCGCCGTCGCCGACCACGCACACGACCAGCAGGTCCGGGTGGTCGAGGGCGGCCCCGTAGGCATGGGCGAGTGCGTAGCCCAGTTCGCCGCCCTCGTGGATGGAGCCGGGGACCTCGGGCGCGACATGACTGGGCACACCGCCGGGGAAGGAGAACTGTCTGAACAGCAGGCCCATGCCCTCGGCGTCCCGGCCGACGTCCGGGTAGGTCGCGGAGTAGCTGCCCTCCAGCCAGGCGTTGGCGAGGACGGCCGGTCCGCCGTGTCCGGGTCCCCAGACGCACAGGGCGCTCAGGTCTCGGGCCTTGACGACGCGGTTGAGGTGGGTGTGGACGAGGTTGAGCCCCGGCGAGGTGCCCCAGTGGCCGAGCAGCCGGGGCTTGATGTCCTCGGGGACGAGCGGCCGGGTCAGCAGGGGGTTGGCCATCAGGTAGATCTGGCCGACGGCGAGGTAGTTGGCGGCGCGCCAGTGCGCGTCGAGGGCGGCGAGCTCCTCGGCGGGGAGCCCGGGGGGCGTGGACGGGGCGGAGGTGTCGCTCACAGGGCAGGTCTCCTCGTCGGGTGACGGCACAGGGGCGGGTGCCGCGTCAGGGCGTCTCGGGGCCGTACCAGAGCGTGGTGGCGTTGCAGAACTCGCGGATGCCGTGTCCGGCGAGCTCCCGGCCGTAACCGGAGCGCTTGATGCCGCCGAAGGGCAGGGCGGGGTGCGAGGCGGTCATCCCGTTGAAGAAGACGCCGCCGGCCTCCAGATCGCGGGCGCAGCGCTCGGTCTCGGCCGGGTCGCGGGTCCAGACGTTGGAGCTGAGGCCGAAGGGCGTGTCGTTGGCCAGGCGGACGGCCTCGTCGAGGTCGGCGACCCGGTAGAGCGTGGCAACCGGTCCGAAGGTCTCCTCGCGGTGGATGCGCATCGCGGTGGTGATACCCGCGAGCACGGTGGCCTCGTAGAACCAGCCGTTCTCCAGGCCGCCGCCGAGCTTCTCCGGACGGCGTCCGCCGCACAGCGCCTCGGCACCCCGCCCGACGGCGTCGTCGACGAGTTTCTCCAGGTCGGTGCGGCCCTGTTCGGTGGAGAGCGGACCGATGTCCGTGGCCTCCTCCAGCGGGTCGCCGACGGTCAGGGCGAGCATGCCCGCGGTGAAGTGCTCGGCGAAGGTGTCGTAGACGTCGGCGTGCACGATGAACCGCTTGGCGGCGATGCAGGACTGGCCGTTGTTCTGGACGCGTGCGGTGACGGCGGTGGCAGCGGCCTTCGCCACGTCCGCGGAGGGCAGGACGAGGTAGGGGTCGCTGCCACCCAGCTCCAGCACGGTCTTCTTCACCTCGTCGCCCGCGACGGCCGCGACGGAGCGGCCCGCCGGTTCGCTGCCGGTCAGGGTGGCGGCGGCGACCCGGGGATCGCGCAGCACGGCCTCGACGGCGCCCGAGCCGATCAGCAGCGTACGGAAGCAGCCCGCGGGGAATCCGGCCCGGTGGAAGAGGTCCTCCAGGTACAGGGCGGTCTGGGGGACGTTCGAGGCGTGCTTGAGGAGGCCGACGTTGCCCGCCATCAGTGCGGGGGCGGCGAACCGCACCACCTGCCACAGCGGGAAGTTCCACGGCATCACGGCGAGGACCACGCCGAGCGGACGGTAGCGGACCAGCGCCCGGGAGGCACCGGAGTCGTGTACGTCGTCGGGGTCGGGGTGCTCGTCGGCGAGCAGGGCCTCGGCGTGGGCGGCGTACCAGCGCATCGCCTTCGCGCACTTGGCGGCCTCCGCACGGGCCGCCGTGACCGGCTTGCCCATCTCGACGGTCATGGTGCGGGCGATGGTGTCGCGGTCCTCGTCGAGCAGGTCGGCGGCCCGGTTCAGCCAGGCGGCCCGCTGCGCGAAGGGGGTGGTGCGGTACTGGCGGAAGGTGTCGGCGGCCGCGGCGATCCGCCGTTCGGTCTCCTCCTCGCCGAGGGCGTCGTAGGACTTGATCAGTTCGCCGTTCGCGGGGTTGACCGTCGCGATGGGCATGGCAGTGGCCTCCTTGCGTGGTGCCTCGGTACTTCGACCGTGCCGCGCCGCACCGGTGCGCGCAACGCGGCCCTCCCCCGCCCCGCACGTACCCGGCCGACGCGGATCATGCGTGCCGGAGGGCACGTTCCGCGTCGGCCGGGGTGCGGGCCGTCCTTGCCGGACGGGTCACACGAGCGCCGCGAGAGGGGTGCGGCGGGAGGTACGGACACCGGGCAGCGGAGCCCGCGGGACCAGTCCCGCGGCGCGCGGAGCCTCGGCGTAGCGGGTGAACCAGACCACTTTCCCGTCCGTGGTCCGGCAGGTGCCCCAGCTGTCACTGAGGGCCATCACCCGGCTCAGCCCGCCGCCGGCCGGCAGCAGCCGGGGCATCCTGGCGCTGTTGTCCGCGACGGACACGGTGACGTGCCGTCCGGTCCAGCGGAGTTCGACGACGCAGCTGTTGCCGTCGCCGACGTGCCGGTGGACGTTGGTCAGGAGTTCGTCCAGGGCCCGGCACACGGGCCGGACGTGCAGATCGAGACTCCAGTGACGAAGGTGTGCGGCGACGATCCGCCGCAGCTGGGAAACGCGCTCTGCCGACACCTGCAGTTCGACCGAGTAGTGCCGGTCGAGGGGAACGGTCATCGTCGGGGCTCCTCACCACGAGGCCCACATGCTTCACCCCGTCGTACTTCACCCCGTCGTACGAACGACCCCCGAACACGAAGCGTGAGCACTGATCACTTCTGGGTCACTCATCAGGGTGCGCCGGGGACGCCGGTCGCGCAACAGGGGGACCGTCCGTGCCGGTGGGGGCGGGGGGCGGTCACAGCAGATAGGGCAGCAACCGGTCCGGGGTGAGGGGAAGTTCGCGCAGCCGGGCGCCGGTGGCGTGGCGGACGGCGTTACCGATGGCGGCGGCGGTGCCGACGATCCCGATCTCGCCGATGCCCTTGCTGCCCATCGGGTTCAGATGACGGTCGTCCTCCTCGATCCAGTGCGCCCGGATGTCGGCCGTGTCGGCGCAGACGGGCACGTGGTAGGAGGCGAGGTCCTTGGCGGTGAAGTCGCCGAAGGCCGGGTCGATGCCGGAGCCCTCGGTGAGCGCCATGCCGATGCCCATCACCATGCCACCGGTGAACTGGGAGCGTGCGGTGGCCGCGTTGAGGATGCGCCCGGCGGCGTACACGCCCAGCAGACGGCGTACGCGCACCTCTCCCGTGACGGCGTCGACGGCCGTCTCGGCGAAGTGGGCACCGAAGGCATGCCGCGCGTACGGGGACTCGGCGGCGGTCTCCTGTTCGGTGTCGGCGCTCGCGGTGAGCCCCTCGGCGGGCAGCGGGCCGGAGTGCGCGGCGAGCCGGTCGGCCAGCTCCGAGGCGGCCTTGTGCACCGCCCAGCCCCAGGACGCGGTGCCGGAGGAGCCGCCGGCCAGCGGGGCGGTGGGCAGCTCGGTGGAGCCGATGGCGACGGCGACGGCGTCCGGGTCCGTACCGAGGGCGTCGGCGGCGATCCGGGCGAGAACCGTGCGGGCCCCGGTGCCGATGTCGGTGGCGTTCACCTCGACGCGGTACGTGCCGTCCACCGCCGCGTGGGCGCTCGCGGTGGAGCGGGAGACGAGCACCGGGTACGTCGCGGAGGCCACGCCCGTGCCGAGGAGCCAGCGGCCCTCCTGGCGGGCGGCGGGGCGGGGGTCGCGGTCGTGCCAGCCGAACCGCGCCGCGCCCTCGCGCAGGCAGGCGGCCAGGCCGTGGCTGCTGAAGGGGCGGCCGCTGTCCGGCTCGGTCTCCGGCTCGTTGCGCAGCCGCAGCTCCACGGGGTCGAGCCCGAGCGCGGAGGCGAGTTCGTCCATCGCGGACTCCAGGGCGTACATCCCCGAGGCCTCCCCCGGTGCGCGCATCCAGGAGGGGCTGGGCACGTCGAGGACGGCGACCCGGTGCGCGGTGCGGCTGTGCGGTGAGGCGTACATGACCCGCGCGGGCACGGCGGCCTGCTCGACGAACTCCTTCACCGTGGAGGTGTGGGTGACGGCCTCGTGGCAGACGGCGCTGAGCGTCCCGTCGAGGTCCGCGCCGAGCCGGACCCGCTGGACGGTGGGCGCACGGTGGCCGACGACCTCCGCCAGCTGGCCGCGGGGGAAGGCCAGCGTGACCGGCCGTCCGGTGTGCCGGGCGGCCATCGCGGCCAGGACCGCCTGGGGACGCGTGGTGCCCTTCGAGCCGAAGCCGCCGCCCACGTGCTCGGAGACGACGGTGATCCGGTCCGGGTCGAGGCCGAAGACCCGGGCGAGGCTGCCGCGCACGGTGGCGGACCCCTGGCTGGAGTCGTGGACGGTCAGGTGTCCGCCGCTCCACGAGGCCGTGGCGGCGTGCGGCTCCATCGGGTGGTTGTGCAGCGCGCCCATCCGGTAGGTCGCGTCGATCTGTACGGGGGCCGAGGCCAGGGCCTTGTCCACGTCGCCGCGCTCCCGCACGGCGGGGTGACCGCCGTTGGCCTCCTCGGGGGTGTACAGGCCGGGATGGTCCTCCGAGAGGGTCACGTCGTGCGGGTCGCGTTCATAGGCGACCAGCAGCTCCCCGGCCCCGGTCCTGGCCGCCTCGGGGCTTTCGGCGATCACCAGGGCGATGGGCCAGCCGTGGTGCGGGACGCGGTCGTTCTGAAGCACCGAGAGGATCGGGTCGTCGGGCTCTTCGAGCGTCGGCGCGTTGTCGTGGGTCAGGACGGTGTGGACCCCCGGGACGGCGAGGGCATCGACGGCCCGCACCGCGGCGACCCGCCCGGCCGCGATGGTGGCCGGGACCGGCCAGGCGTAGAGACAGCCGGGCGGAGCGACGTCGGCCGCGTAGCGGGCGGTACCGGTGACCTTCTCCCGGGCCTCTCTGCGGACGAGGCTCGCACCGGGGGACTGCGGGACGTGGGTCATGGGGCGGGTCCTCGGGTCGGGGGGCTTGGGGGGCCTCGGGGGGGGGCGGGAGCCGAGCGGCTCAGGCAGTGCGCGCGGGGGCTGGTTCAGCCGGTCCGGCCGGAGCTTGTCAGGCCGACGCGGACAGTCCGGCAGGGCGGGCGGCAGTCCGACAGGCCAACGGGGACAGTCCGGCAGGGCGGGCGGCCACCTGGCGAGTCGGGCGGCCGCCCGACGGGGCGGTTCAGCCCGTCCGGGTCGGCTGCTGTCTGCCGGTCAGTTCGCCGAGCACGTCCACGGCGAGCCGGCGGGCGAGGTCCACCTTGAAGGCGTTGTCGCGCAGCGGCCGGGCCCCCGCCAGCTCCGCGTCCACGGCGCGTTCGAAGGCGGCCGGGGTGGCCGGCGCCCCGCGCAGCTCGGCCTCGGCCCGCCGGGCCCGCCAGGGCCGGTGCGCGAGGCCGCCGAAAGCGAGGGCCGCGTGCGTCACGTACCCGCCCTCCACCCGGACGCTCGCGGCGGCGGAGGCCAGGGCGAAGGCGTACGAGGCCCGGTCGCGGGCCTTGCGGTAGCGGGAGAGGGCGCCCGGCACCGGAGGCGGCAGTATCACCCCGGTGATCAGTTCGCCGGGTCTGATGACGGTGTCCTGGTCCGGATTGCGGCCCGGGAGTCGGTGGAAGTCGGTGGCGTGGACCGTGCGTTCCCCCTCGGGGCCGAGCAGCAGCACGGTGGCGTCGAGCGCCGCGAGGGCCACGGCCATGTCGGAGGGGTTGGTGGCAACGCACTCCTCGGAGTGGCCGAGAACGGCGAGGTCGCGGTGGGTCCCCTCGCGGGCCGGGCAGCCGGAGCCCGGGAGCCGTTTGTTGCAGGGTTTGGAGACGTCCTGGAAGTAGCGGCACCGGGTGCGCTGGAGCAGGTTGCCGCCGGTGGTGGCGGTGTTGCGGAGCTGCCCGGAGGCCCCGGCCAGCAGCGCCTGCGAGAGCGCCGGATAGCGCTCCCGTACCTCGGGGTGGGCGGCGAGATCGCTGTTGCGGACGGTGGCGCCGATGGCCAGACCGCCGTCCGCCGTCCGGGTCACCCGGTCCAGGGGAAGCCCCGCGACGTCGATGAGGACGCGGGGCGCCTCCACGCCGAGCTTCATCAGGTCCACCAGGTTGGTGCCGCCGCCCAGGAAGCGGGCTCCGGGCCTGGCCGCGCAGAGACGTACGGCCTCGGCGGTGGAGGCGGGGCGTACATAGCCGAAGGGCCTCACGGGATCACGTCCTCGATGGCTTCGACGATCCGGGGGTAGGCCCCGCACCGGCACAGGTTGCCGCTCATGCGTTCGCGGATCTCCTCGGGGCCGAGGTCCGCCCGTCCGCCGGAGGGCGCATCCGGTTCGGTGGCGTGGGAGGGGAAGCCGTCGGCGGCCTCGCCGAGCATGCCGACGGCGGAGCAGATCTGGCCGGGGGTGCAGAACCCGCACTGGAGGGCGTCCCGTTCGACGAACGCCCGCTGCACGGGGTGCAGGGTCCCGCCGTCGGCGAGCCCTTCCACGGTGGTGATCGCGGCGCCGTCCTGGGTGACGGCGAGCAGCAGGCAGCTGGTGACCCGCCGCCCGTCGACCAGGACCGTGCAGGCTCCGCACTGGCCGTGGTCGCAGCCCTTCTTGGCGCCGGTGAGACCGAGTCGGTCACGCAGGGTCTCCAGGACCGTGCTGCGGTGGTCGATCGTCAGCGTCGTCGCGGTGCCGTTGACGTACAGAGTCACGGTGGAGCGTTCGTCGACGACCGGTTCCGGTTCGAGGTCCGCTCCCAGAGCGAGGGAATCCATGCGCCCGCCTTTCAACGCTTGCTGTTCTCCACGGGGGACCGTTCAGGCATTCAGCGGCTCTCCAGCCGCAGCCGGACCTCCAGCTCCTGGTCCCCGGCAGCCGTGCCGACGACGCTCACGGCGAAGGCGCCGCCGAGGTGGTCACGCAGCCGGTCGACCGCCCAGTAGCCGCCCTGGGCGTCCACCGTGACCGGTGCGGAGAGGCGGACGGGGGCGGTCGTGGGCCGGGGTTCGGACACGTCGACCGTGGTGACCCAGGCGGTCGGGTGGTGCCCCTGGGTCTGTCCGGGAATCTCGCCCGCCCGCCGGTCGGACTCGAAGGCGTCGGCGAGGACGTCGAAGACGGTCCGGACGTCCTGGGCTTCGCCCCGGCTGAGCGAGACCACCACCTCCCGGCCCGCCGGGTGATCCGCGCCGCTCTGCTCGGGTGTGCTGTTCACCGTGGTTCCTTTCGCTGGGGTGCCGGCCTTCGGGGACCCACTCCAGGCTGACCCCGCATCCGTCCGACGGCGACACGGGAGGGCGGCTTCGCCACGAAACGCTTTTCCGATGAGATACCCATAAAACATGAATTGCTACGAATAGCGGACTGACCCTCGCCCCGCGGGGTATGCGGACTGTATGGACGTTCTCAACGGAGTAGAACTTTCCGCCCCGGCCACCCTCGCCGACGGCGCGGGGCCCCTCGGGGTCCTCATGGGCGTCGCGGCCCTGGCCGTCGTGGGCATGCTGATCGGCGGCTTCATCCTCGGAAAGCGCAAGCGTGACGCCGAGCCGCCGCCGCCCCACCCGCATGAGCAGCCGCAGAAGCCGGACCACCGCACCCACATCGACCAGCACGACACCCACTCCTCCGACCGGTTCCCCGAGGACGGCCACGCCCTGTCTCCGTACGAGCTGAAGGACCACGGCAACGGGCCGCTGCCCCCCGACAGCGAGCCCCCGCGCAGCTGATCGGCCCCCTCCTCCGGGGGCGGTGCGTCGACCGCCTCCGGCCAGGAGGTCGTGATGGCCGGCACGCTGCCGACCGACGCACCCGCTTCACCGTCCTCGTATCGCTGGCGGCCGATCCGGTGATCGCCGCCGCCAAGACCGTGGGCGGTCCGGTCTCCGGATCGCCCGCCTGCTGTCGGAGGCCGCCCACTCGGTCGCCGACAGCCTCAACGAGGTCTTCCTGCTCGCCGCGCTTCGGCGCAGCCGCCGCCGCGCCGATGCGCGTATCAGGGAGGCGATGACCGACCGGTGGCCCCAGGCCGACCACGTCTTCCCCGACATCACGAACGCCCCGCCGCGCACCGGACTGTGAGGGCGCGGCCGCGTTGCGGGACCGGGCGGGCCGTTCGAGGCTGGTTGCTGGACCGCGGCGGCGGAACAGGGGCCGCCGCCCGAAGAAGGCAGTGGACATGACCGGAAGCGATCCTCGTACGGCCCCGTCGGCGGCTCCGCTGACCGGACCGGCCGCGCCGTGCTGGGTCAACCTGATGACCCGGGACCTGGGGGCCGCCCAACGGTTCTACGCCGAGGTGCTGGGCTGGTCGTTCCGGCCCGGGCGGCTCGGCGCGGAGTTCTCCGTGGCGCGCCGCGGGGAGGTACCGGTCGCCGGTGTCGTCGCCGTCTCGTCCGCGTATCAGGTCGCGGTGGCCTGGATGCCGTACTTCGCGGTGGCCGACGCGGACGTGGCCGCCGCCCGGGTCCGGGAACGCAGTGGGACGGTGGCGGTGGGGCCGCTGACGATCGCCACGGGGCGCGGTGTGCTGGCGTCGGACCGGGACGGGGCGGCCTTCGGCCTGTGGGAGCGCGCCGAGGCCGCCGCCTCGCCGCCTGCCCCGGCCGACCACGCGCACGCCTGGCTGCGGCTGCGGACCCGCAACGCCTTCGACGCGGCGATCTTCTACGGCGAGGTACTCGACTGGGCGAGCGGACGGCCCGGATGCTGCGATGTCGCGTACGAGGGCGAGGAGGTCATCGTGCGCTGCGAGGGGCGGCCGCTGGCCCGGATCAGTTCCGGGGCGGTGGAGTCCGCGGTCGATCCCCTGGTGCGCCCGCACTGGCAGGTGCAGTTCCCGGTGGCGGACCTCGCGGAGACGGTCACAGCGGCCGGCCGGCACGGTGGCGCGCTCGTCGAGGAGCGTACGGTCCTCGGTGGCACGGAGGTCACGCTGCGGGATCCCGACGGCGCGCTGTTCACGGTGACCGATGTACGTACACCGGTGGGCTCGGGCAGCGTCTAGGGCTCGCGCTGCGGTTCCCCGTCGCGCGCGCCGGACCGGTCCCGGGCCAGCGCCCAGACGGGCAGGACGAACCAGCAGATCACGAACCAGAGGGCCATCGCCCCGACCAGCCACAGGGCGAGGGCGTTCTCCACGGAGAGGCGCAGGATCAGCAGGAGCGTCGAGCACATCGTGCAGAACAGCATCACCAGCCCGAGGACGGTCAGCCGCGACGCCCAGATGACCGTCTGGGGCTTCATCCGGCGGCCGGTGAGCAGTCGGTGGTACGAGACGGGGCCGATGAGCGTCGCGGCTGTCCCTGACCCCAGCATGACCGTCACCACGTAGATGGTCCGGTCGGTGTCCCCCAGTTCCGTGAACCTCGACTGGAAGACCACCGCGAGCAGGAAGCCGAAGAGGATCTGCACCCCGGTCTGTGCGACACGCAGTTCCTGGAGCAGCTCGGACCACTGCCGGTCCGCCCGCTCCTCCTGGGTCTCCTGACGTCCACTGCTGGATGTCACGCGGCCTCCCTCTCCGTTCCGTGCACCGGGGCGTGCCGTCCGCTTAAGATCGTCCGCAGGGCATCGCGCGTCGGTCACCGACCGGGTGAGGCGTGGAGGTAGCCCGTGAGATGCCTGTTGGAGGCATTCCACCGTGTCAGTCGAGTTGAACCACACCATCGTTCATTGCCGGGACAACCGGGAGTCCGCCGAGTTCCTGGCGGATCTGCTGGGCCTGTCGGTCGGAGCGCAGTGGGGTCCGTTCGTTCCGGTCGTTCTCGCGAACAGCGTCACCCTGGACTTCGCGACGATTCCCGCGGAGTCGATCACCCCGCAGCATTACGCCTTTCTGGTCTCGGAGGCGGAGTTCGACACCGCGTTCGCGCGGATCCAGGAGCTGGGCATCGAGTATTTCGCCGATCCGCACGGAAAGCACCCCGGCGAGATCAACCGCAACGACGGCGGCCGGGGGGTCTACTTCCCCGATCCGAGCGGTCACGGTCTGGAGCTGATCACCCGCCCGTACGGCGGCTGATCACCAACAGACACCTTCGGGGCCCGGCCCGCTCCACGCGGCCGGGCCCTTCCCGTGATGCTCAGCCGGTGCGGAGCAGGAGCTCGGGGCGGTCCCACAGCACGGCGGGCGGGTCGGCCCGTACCGTACCGACGGGCTCGGCGCCCACACTGCGGTAGAAGCCCTCGGCGGGCGGGTGGGACACGATCCGGACGCCGCTCAGGCCGGCGCTCCTGGCCTCCTCGCGCAGATGGCCGATGAGCAGGCGGCCGATCCCGCGCCCCTGGGCCTCGTCCGCGACGAACATCAGGTCCAGCTCGGGCGGGTCGAGGAGCAGGGCGTAGAAGCCGAGGACCCGGTCCGTGCCGACGTCCGCGGCGACGAAGACCCGGTGCGTCTCGATGTAGTCGGGGCCGATCCGGTAGCCCTGGACCATCGGCGCGTACGGGCCCTCGTAGGCGCGGGAGGTGCGGACCAGCCGGGTCAGCCGTGCGGCGTCGCCCGCAAGGGCCCGGCGGATCGTCGCATCAGTGGATCGTGCGGCACGACGGGGCCGCGGCATGCCTGCTGTCATACGGTGAGTATGACGCACCGCAACGGCGACTTCGGGCCGGTCTCCGCTGTTTCAGCCACTGATCACGAGGCCCTCGCGCAACCGCCTCAGCGCTCCCTCGGGCACGCGCAGCCCGTTGCGCACATAGCCGTCGAGGCCGCCCCAGCGCTCGTCCATGGCGTCGAGCGCCGCCTCCAGGTAGCGGGGGCGGACCTCGATGATCGCCGCCGCCACTGCGGGATCACCGCCGCCGTCGAGGAACTTCTGGACGTAGGGGGCGAAGGCCCGCCGCGCCGCGGGATTCACCGCGAGGAAGTCCGCCCGCACGCTCGCGCGGGACGCCCCGAGGATCATCAGCAGGACGGCCGCCGCCCAGCCGGTGCGGTCCTTGCCCGCCGTGCAGTGGAAGAGCACCGGACGGGCGCCGGGGTCGGCGGCGGTCTCCAGGAAGGCCCGGTAGGCGGCCGCGGCACCGAGTGAGAGCACCATCTTGCGGTAGGTGTCGGCGAAGAGTTCCTCGGCCCGGCCGCCCCCGAGGGTCCGCTCCGCCTCGTCCGGGTCGGCGAGCAGGGACCGCAGTCTGGCGGGCGCGACGCCCGGGTGGTCGCCGAGCACATCGGCGACGAAGAGCCTGGCCCGGTCCGGGAGCCGGTCCGGGGCCCACTGGCGTTCGTCGGCGGTGCGCAGGTCGACGACGGTACGGATACCGAGTGCGGCCACCGCCCGGTCGCGGGCCGGGTCGAGCTCGCTCAACTGCCCCGAACGGAACAGGACGCCCTGCCGCACCCTGCTGTCACGGCCCAGGGTGATACCCCCCAGGTCGCGCAGATTGACAACGGTGGCGGCCGGAACGGTGCGGGCGGTCTGCACGATGAACTGCCTCTTTCCCCGATGAATTCCAGGAATTCCACATACCAGGCGGCGTCCGGACCCCGAGTCCGGCGGGAGCCCGGTCCGGCGGGAGCATCAGTCCGACAGGAGCTT
Encoded here:
- a CDS encoding tyrosine-protein phosphatase, producing MQTARTVPAATVVNLRDLGGITLGRDSRVRQGVLFRSGQLSELDPARDRAVAALGIRTVVDLRTADERQWAPDRLPDRARLFVADVLGDHPGVAPARLRSLLADPDEAERTLGGGRAEELFADTYRKMVLSLGAAAAYRAFLETAADPGARPVLFHCTAGKDRTGWAAAVLLMILGASRASVRADFLAVNPAARRAFAPYVQKFLDGGGDPAVAAAIIEVRPRYLEAALDAMDERWGGLDGYVRNGLRVPEGALRRLREGLVISG
- a CDS encoding ATP-binding protein — its product is MTVPLDRHYSVELQVSAERVSQLRRIVAAHLRHWSLDLHVRPVCRALDELLTNVHRHVGDGNSCVVELRWTGRHVTVSVADNSARMPRLLPAGGGLSRVMALSDSWGTCRTTDGKVVWFTRYAEAPRAAGLVPRAPLPGVRTSRRTPLAALV
- a CDS encoding FAD binding domain-containing protein; translation: MRPFGYVRPASTAEAVRLCAARPGARFLGGGTNLVDLMKLGVEAPRVLIDVAGLPLDRVTRTADGGLAIGATVRNSDLAAHPEVRERYPALSQALLAGASGQLRNTATTGGNLLQRTRCRYFQDVSKPCNKRLPGSGCPAREGTHRDLAVLGHSEECVATNPSDMAVALAALDATVLLLGPEGERTVHATDFHRLPGRNPDQDTVIRPGELITGVILPPPVPGALSRYRKARDRASYAFALASAAASVRVEGGYVTHAALAFGGLAHRPWRARRAEAELRGAPATPAAFERAVDAELAGARPLRDNAFKVDLARRLAVDVLGELTGRQQPTRTG
- a CDS encoding xanthine dehydrogenase family protein molybdopterin-binding subunit — protein: MTHVPQSPGASLVRREAREKVTGTARYAADVAPPGCLYAWPVPATIAAGRVAAVRAVDALAVPGVHTVLTHDNAPTLEEPDDPILSVLQNDRVPHHGWPIALVIAESPEAARTGAGELLVAYERDPHDVTLSEDHPGLYTPEEANGGHPAVRERGDVDKALASAPVQIDATYRMGALHNHPMEPHAATASWSGGHLTVHDSSQGSATVRGSLARVFGLDPDRITVVSEHVGGGFGSKGTTRPQAVLAAMAARHTGRPVTLAFPRGQLAEVVGHRAPTVQRVRLGADLDGTLSAVCHEAVTHTSTVKEFVEQAAVPARVMYASPHSRTAHRVAVLDVPSPSWMRAPGEASGMYALESAMDELASALGLDPVELRLRNEPETEPDSGRPFSSHGLAACLREGAARFGWHDRDPRPAARQEGRWLLGTGVASATYPVLVSRSTASAHAAVDGTYRVEVNATDIGTGARTVLARIAADALGTDPDAVAVAIGSTELPTAPLAGGSSGTASWGWAVHKAASELADRLAAHSGPLPAEGLTASADTEQETAAESPYARHAFGAHFAETAVDAVTGEVRVRRLLGVYAAGRILNAATARSQFTGGMVMGIGMALTEGSGIDPAFGDFTAKDLASYHVPVCADTADIRAHWIEEDDRHLNPMGSKGIGEIGIVGTAAAIGNAVRHATGARLRELPLTPDRLLPYLL
- a CDS encoding GNAT family N-acetyltransferase, giving the protein MTAGMPRPRRAARSTDATIRRALAGDAARLTRLVRTSRAYEGPYAPMVQGYRIGPDYIETHRVFVAADVGTDRVLGFYALLLDPPELDLMFVADEAQGRGIGRLLIGHLREEARSAGLSGVRIVSHPPAEGFYRSVGAEPVGTVRADPPAVLWDRPELLLRTG
- a CDS encoding DUF6328 family protein translates to MTSSSGRQETQEERADRQWSELLQELRVAQTGVQILFGFLLAVVFQSRFTELGDTDRTIYVVTVMLGSGTAATLIGPVSYHRLLTGRRMKPQTVIWASRLTVLGLVMLFCTMCSTLLLILRLSVENALALWLVGAMALWFVICWFVLPVWALARDRSGARDGEPQREP
- a CDS encoding (2Fe-2S)-binding protein, with translation MDSLALGADLEPEPVVDERSTVTLYVNGTATTLTIDHRSTVLETLRDRLGLTGAKKGCDHGQCGACTVLVDGRRVTSCLLLAVTQDGAAITTVEGLADGGTLHPVQRAFVERDALQCGFCTPGQICSAVGMLGEAADGFPSHATEPDAPSGGRADLGPEEIRERMSGNLCRCGAYPRIVEAIEDVIP
- a CDS encoding VOC family protein; the encoded protein is MSVELNHTIVHCRDNRESAEFLADLLGLSVGAQWGPFVPVVLANSVTLDFATIPAESITPQHYAFLVSEAEFDTAFARIQELGIEYFADPHGKHPGEINRNDGGRGVYFPDPSGHGLELITRPYGG
- a CDS encoding NADP-dependent succinic semialdehyde dehydrogenase, with product MPIATVNPANGELIKSYDALGEEETERRIAAAADTFRQYRTTPFAQRAAWLNRAADLLDEDRDTIARTMTVEMGKPVTAARAEAAKCAKAMRWYAAHAEALLADEHPDPDDVHDSGASRALVRYRPLGVVLAVMPWNFPLWQVVRFAAPALMAGNVGLLKHASNVPQTALYLEDLFHRAGFPAGCFRTLLIGSGAVEAVLRDPRVAAATLTGSEPAGRSVAAVAGDEVKKTVLELGGSDPYLVLPSADVAKAAATAVTARVQNNGQSCIAAKRFIVHADVYDTFAEHFTAGMLALTVGDPLEEATDIGPLSTEQGRTDLEKLVDDAVGRGAEALCGGRRPEKLGGGLENGWFYEATVLAGITTAMRIHREETFGPVATLYRVADLDEAVRLANDTPFGLSSNVWTRDPAETERCARDLEAGGVFFNGMTASHPALPFGGIKRSGYGRELAGHGIREFCNATTLWYGPETP
- a CDS encoding DUF6479 family protein — encoded protein: MDVLNGVELSAPATLADGAGPLGVLMGVAALAVVGMLIGGFILGKRKRDAEPPPPHPHEQPQKPDHRTHIDQHDTHSSDRFPEDGHALSPYELKDHGNGPLPPDSEPPRS
- a CDS encoding VOC family protein, which translates into the protein MTGSDPRTAPSAAPLTGPAAPCWVNLMTRDLGAAQRFYAEVLGWSFRPGRLGAEFSVARRGEVPVAGVVAVSSAYQVAVAWMPYFAVADADVAAARVRERSGTVAVGPLTIATGRGVLASDRDGAAFGLWERAEAAASPPAPADHAHAWLRLRTRNAFDAAIFYGEVLDWASGRPGCCDVAYEGEEVIVRCEGRPLARISSGAVESAVDPLVRPHWQVQFPVADLAETVTAAGRHGGALVEERTVLGGTEVTLRDPDGALFTVTDVRTPVGSGSV